In the Caballeronia sp. NK8 genome, ACGCAGCGCGCCTACGCGCTCGCCGACGTCAACATCGACAACGCACGCGCGTTCCAGAACTTTTTCGCGTGGAATCAGGCGCGCTCGCTCAACGACTTCATGGCGATCCAGAAGCGCTACGCCGCGATGCCGTGGGCGAACACCTTCGCGATCGGGCGCGGCGACGAGCGTGTCTGGTTCGCCGACATCGGCCCGATCCCGAACGTGCCCGACGCGCTCGCGGAATCGTGCACGACGCCCGCCGGGCGCGCGTTCGCTGGGCGCGTGCCGGGCGTGCCGTTCCTCGACGGATCGAAGAGCGCGTGCGCGTGGCGCGTCGATTCGACTAGCGTGCAGCCCGGCGCGCTGTCCGTCGAGCAGTTGCCGAGCACCGTGCGCGGCGATTACGTCGGCAATTTCAACGACAGCTACTGGCTCACCAACGCGAACGCGCCGCTGTCGGGCTATCCGCGCATCGCGGGCGCGACGCGCGTCGAGCAGTCGCTGCGCACGCGTTACGGCCATCTGCTCGCCGCGCGTCTGCAACGCGAACGTGGCGGCATCACGCGCGAGGCGCTCGAATCGGCCGTGCTGGAGACCCATTCGATGTCCGAGCGCCTTTTTCGCAAGCCGCTGCTGGACGCGGTCTGCACGGTCAATGAAGCGGTCGGTCCGCTGCACGAAGCCTGCGAGGTCCTGCGCAACTGGAACGGCACGGCGGACATCGACGCGCGCGGCGCGAATCTGTGGGATGAGTTCTGGTCGCGCGCGACGCGCATCGCGCCGGAACGCCTGTACGAAGCGGGTTTCGATCCGAACAAGCCGCTCGCGACGCCGGGCGGCTTCAACGTCGACAATCCCGCCGTGCTCCAGGATCTGCGCCAGGCGCTCGGCGGCGCGGCGCTCGCGTTGAAACTGAACGGCTTCGCGCTCGATTCGCGACGCGGCGACATTCTCTACACCGAACGCAACGGCGCGCGCGTGCCGCTCTACGGCGGCTGCGACGAAGTCGGCTACTTCACGATCGTCTGCGCGCGGCGTCCGCTCGATCCGAAGGGCTATCCGATGGACATCAGCGGCCAGGGCGACAGCTACGTGCAGGTCGTCACCTTCGGCGAGAACGGCGTGGAAGCCGACACGATGCTTTCGCACGCCGAATCCGACGACCCGGCTTCGCCGCACTCCGGCGACGCGACGCGCGCGTTCGCGGCGAAACGCTGGTCGCGCTTTCCGTTCACCGAACAGGCGATCGTTGCCGATCCGGCGGTGACGCGCGTGGTCGTTTCGGGCGCGCGCGACGAAGGAACGGGCGCGCCGGGACGCTGAAAAAATCACCCAAAAGGCACGGGCGCGGCCCGCCACCGGTCGAGTCGAGCGCAAATCCCGTCTATCATTGAAGTTTGCCTCGAATGGAAACACGGTCATGACTATCGGCGACAGCACGCAACACGACGAAGCAGTCCGGCTCGACCCAGCCGCGCTGCAGGATTTCGTGGATCGCAAATGGAACGACGAGATCGTGCCCGCACTGACCGATTACATCGCAGTGCCCGCGAAAAGCCCGATGTTCGATAGCGACTGGGCGCGCCACGGCTTCATCGAACGCGTGGTCACGGACGCGGTCGACTGGGTCAGGACGCAGCCGGTCAAGGGACTCAAGGTCGAGATCGTGCGCTTGCCCGAGCGCACGCCCGTCATCTTTTTCGAAGCGCCTGCGACGCGCTCCGGCAGCACGGAAACGGTCGTGCTTTACGGCCATCTGGACAAGCAGCCGGAATTCGAAGGATGGCGCAGCGACCTCGGCCCGTGGACGCCGAAGCTCGAAGACGGCAAGCTCTACGGCCGCGGCGGCGCCGATGACGGCTACGCCACCTACGCCAGCATCACCGCGCTCGCGGCGCTGGACGCGCAGGGCGTCGAGCGGCCGCGCTGCGTGGGCATCATCGAGACCTGCGAGGAATCCGGCAGCTACGATCTGTTGCCTTACATCGACGCCTTGCGTGACCGCCTCGGCGACGTCGGCCTCGTGATCTGCCTCGACTCCGGCGCGGGCAACTACGATCAGCTCTGGCTCACGACCTCGCTGCGCGGTCTCGTGGCCGGCGACCTGGAAGTGCAGGTGCTGGACGAAGGCATTCACTCGGGCGGCTACGGCGGCATCGCGCCATCGACGTTCCGCATCATGCGGCAATTGTTCGAGCGTCTCGAAGATGCGGGCACGGGCAATCTGCTGCCCGAAAGCTTTCACTGTCCGATCCCGATGCTGCGCCGCCGCGAAACCGAGGTGACCGCGCGCATCCTCGGCGACGATGTCTGGAAGAAGCTCCCGTGGGCCTGCGGTGCGGATGGCAGCAGCGTTCTGCCGACCACCACCGATCCGCGCGAAGCGTTGCTCAATTCGACCTGGCGTCCTTCGTTGACGGTCACGGGCGCGTCAGGTCTGCCGCCGCTCGCGGACGCGGGCAACGTGCTCGCGCCGCGCACCGCGTTCAAGCTGTCGCTGCGCCTGCCTCCGCTCGTCGACGCGGCCAAGGCGGTCGTGCAACTGCAACGCCTGCTCGAAATGGACCCGCCGTACAACGCCAAGGTGACATTCAAGCCCGAAGCGGGCGCGGCGACCGGCTGGAACGCGCCCGATCTCGCGCCCTGGCTCGCGACGTCGCTCAATGAGGCGTCGAAGCGGCACTTCGGCGCGAATGTCGCGTATATCGGGCAGGGCGGCACGATTCCGCTGATGAACACCCTCAAGGAAGGTTTCCCGCGCTCGCAGTTCATGGTGTGCGGTGTGCTCGGCCCGAAGTCGAACGCGCATGGCCCGAACGAGTTTCTGCACATTCCGTACGCGAAGAAGCTCACGGCCTCGGTCGCGGAGGTGATCGCGGCGGCGCCTTGAGGGTTTCATCTCGATCGACTGCATGGAAAGCCCGGCGTGTCCGGGCTTTTTTTTCAGCGATTCTGTAAAACAAACTGGTAAGGCCAGTTGATCGTCTGTAAAGTGATAAGCCCGCGCGCGCTTCAACCAAAGACGGGCGCGCGAGCGATCAACCAAGGAGACGAGTGTCGCAATGAATGCATCCCCCACGTCCACGACTTCCGCCACCGAACAGCGCATCGCCGCCGACACGCTGCACGCCTATGTCCGCGCGATCTTCGAATCCGCCGGCAGCGCGCCGCGTGAGGCAGAACTGGTCGCGGATCACCTCGTGATGGCGAATCTGTCGGGCCACGATTCACATGGCGTCGGCATGATCCCGCGCTATGTCGCCTCGTTCGGCGAGGGCCAGTTGAAGCTCAATACGCACGCCGAGATCGTGCGCGACGCAGGCGCGGTGCTGACCGTCGATGGCCGCAAGGGCTTCGGGCAGGTCGTTGCCTTCGAGGCGATGGAACATGGCATCGAGCGCGCGAAGAAGCTTGGCGTGTGCGCGGTCGGGTTGCGCAACGCACATCACATCGGGCGCATCGGCCATTGGGCGGAGCAGTGCGCGAAAGCGGGGCTCGTGTCGTTCCACTTCGTCAACGTGGCGGGCGATCCGCTCGTCGCGCCGTTCGGCGGCATCGACCGGCGTTTCGGCACGAATCCGTTCTGCGCCGCGTATCCGCGCGACGGCAAGAGCCCGCTCGTGCTCGATTTCGCGACGGCCGGCATCGCGTACGGCAAGACGCGCGTCGCCTACAACAAGGGCGTGAAAGTCGCGCCGGGCATGCTGCTCGATCACGAAGGCAAGCCGACCGTCGAGCCGAAGGTGATGCACGAAGAGCCGTTCGGCGCGCTCACCGCGTTCGGGCTGCACAAGGGTTCGGGGCTCGCCGCGCTGTGCGAGATTTTCGGCGGGGCGCTGTCGGGCGGCTACACGACGCACGACAGCACGCTCGAGCAGTCGAGCGCGATCATCAACTGCATGACCTCGGTGATTCTCGATCCGAACGCGTTCGACGCACCCGCCGCGCAAGCGGAAGCCGAAGCATTCCTCGAATGGATGAAGGCGTCGCCGCGCGCGGAAGGCGTCGATGCGATCTACGCGCCGGGCGAGCCGGAAGAGGCGCGTCGCGCGGACCGCACGGCGAACGGTATCGCCATCGATCCGACGACCTGGAAGCAGATTCGCGATTCGGCTGCGACGTCGGGCATGCCGCAAGCGCAAATCGAACAGTTCGCAACCGCGCTGAAGTAATTCGCCGACGGCGTGCGCGGCAAATTGGTCAAGCCAGTTTGCCGCGCCGATCGCGATCAGCCGACCATATCCTTCTCGATCCACTCGACGACGGACGTGCGCTTCGGCTGCCAGCCGAGCATCTCGCGCGTGCGCTTGCTGCGCACGCGGCTGTTCGAGCCGAGCCCGTACGAGGCCATTTCATAGCCCCATTCCTCGATCGCGTCGTCGAGCGGCCAGTCCTCAGGCCCGCGCAGGTTCAGCGCCTTCGCCATCGCGGCGGTCATGTCGCGAAATTGCGCCTCGCCGCTTTCGACGAAATAGAACGTCCCCGCCGGAGATTTCTCCAGCGCGAGTCGATAGATCGCGACGACATCGTCGATATGCACGTTCGACCAGATATTCAGTCCGCGTCCCACGTGGCGCACGATGCCGCTCTTCTTCGCCTGCCGTTCCAGACGCGGCAACTGCACGCTCGTCGCGTCCGGCACCGCGCCGTGGCCGTAGATCAGCGTGTTGCAGAGCACGGCCGAGCGCACGCCGCGCTGCGCCGCTGCGAGCACGAGATTGTCGATCGCCACGCGCGGCGCCTTGTCGGGCGTCGGCTCGGGCAGGTCGTCCTCGGTGTAGATGTTGTCCGACGCCTCGCCGCCCGACGCGTCGCCGACGATGCTCGAACCGCTCGTATGCAGAAACGGCTTGTTCGACCCTTCCAGCGCGCCGATCAGCGCCTCGACCGCGCCGCGATGATCGCTGCTCGCCGCGTTGATGACCGCGTCGGCGGCACGGGCTTCGGCAACGAGCAGCGCCGTGTCGTCCAGACTACCGATCACCGGTTCGATGTTCAGGCGCTTCAGATCGTCGGCCTGCTCCGCGCGCCGGATGAGCCCGCGCACGCGATGTCCGTCGCGCGCGAGTCCCGCCGCAATCGATCCGCCGATGAAACCGCCCGCGCCCGTAATGAAGATGTTCATGTTTGTGCTCCATTGAATGTTCAAACTACGATGGGCACAGTATGAGCCGCTTCGACTTTCGCAAAAACGGTGATAGTCTCAAATGAAACTTGACTCAGAATCAACAATCCGCAACTGAGCTGCACTCAACCCGAACCGACGATGCCACCGATCGAAACCATCAATGCACCCGGCCTGCCGATTCCCGCCGGCCACTACAGTCACGCGACGCGCGCGGGCAATCTCGTCTGCGTGTCCGGCCAGTTGCCGATCCGCCCCGACGGCACGCATACCGGCGACCTGCCGTTCGAAGCGCAGGCCGAACAGACGCTCGCCAATCTGCGCACCGTGCTCGAAGCGGCGGGCGCGCGCCTGACGGATTGCATCGAAGTGACGGTGTATCTCGTTGGCGTGGAGCACTGGAAGACGTTCAACGAGATCTACGCGCGCCACTTCGGCGACAGGAAGCCGGCGCGCGCCGTCGTACCCGTCGGCGCGTTGCACTACGGCTATCTGCTCGAAATTGCCGCGCGCGCGTGGGTCGAGCACGCGTAGCCGCTACGCCAGATCCAGCGATTTCGTCAGATCGCCGAGCGGCGGCTGGCCGTTCGCGGCGAACGCGCGATCCCGGTTCGCCACGCCGTCGAGCGGCGCGAGATCGTGCACGCGCGAGATG is a window encoding:
- a CDS encoding penicillin acylase family protein; this translates as MNQIVSLAISAALAGALLGGCAMQPNTSGGPGQDFQSSAGAQTAWSAEIRRTRDGIPHIRAADWGSLGFGFGYAQAQDNLCTLADAFVTYRGERSAYFGPEARPPASATFGQPRNIDADFFFRLMGEQAAVDRYRTAQPAELRNLIDGFANGYNRYLTDLNAGAFPNAHAACRGKPWVGKIGADDIYLRLIAANLAVGSVRFLTPIAIAHPPKRGDSASPAASAGSPGALESLRFSIGEHPGIGSNALAFGAPVTRDKRSILFGNPHWFWRGPDRFYQAQLTIPGQVNVAGVSFLGVPLIVLGFNENIAWTHTVSSARRFGIFQLTLDPADPTRYLVDGRSEAMTPVALTVRSRRADGAYESVSRTLYRTRFGPVVDLSPMAQGLGWGTQRAYALADVNIDNARAFQNFFAWNQARSLNDFMAIQKRYAAMPWANTFAIGRGDERVWFADIGPIPNVPDALAESCTTPAGRAFAGRVPGVPFLDGSKSACAWRVDSTSVQPGALSVEQLPSTVRGDYVGNFNDSYWLTNANAPLSGYPRIAGATRVEQSLRTRYGHLLAARLQRERGGITREALESAVLETHSMSERLFRKPLLDAVCTVNEAVGPLHEACEVLRNWNGTADIDARGANLWDEFWSRATRIAPERLYEAGFDPNKPLATPGGFNVDNPAVLQDLRQALGGAALALKLNGFALDSRRGDILYTERNGARVPLYGGCDEVGYFTIVCARRPLDPKGYPMDISGQGDSYVQVVTFGENGVEADTMLSHAESDDPASPHSGDATRAFAAKRWSRFPFTEQAIVADPAVTRVVVSGARDEGTGAPGR
- a CDS encoding M20 family metallopeptidase; translation: MTIGDSTQHDEAVRLDPAALQDFVDRKWNDEIVPALTDYIAVPAKSPMFDSDWARHGFIERVVTDAVDWVRTQPVKGLKVEIVRLPERTPVIFFEAPATRSGSTETVVLYGHLDKQPEFEGWRSDLGPWTPKLEDGKLYGRGGADDGYATYASITALAALDAQGVERPRCVGIIETCEESGSYDLLPYIDALRDRLGDVGLVICLDSGAGNYDQLWLTTSLRGLVAGDLEVQVLDEGIHSGGYGGIAPSTFRIMRQLFERLEDAGTGNLLPESFHCPIPMLRRRETEVTARILGDDVWKKLPWACGADGSSVLPTTTDPREALLNSTWRPSLTVTGASGLPPLADAGNVLAPRTAFKLSLRLPPLVDAAKAVVQLQRLLEMDPPYNAKVTFKPEAGAATGWNAPDLAPWLATSLNEASKRHFGANVAYIGQGGTIPLMNTLKEGFPRSQFMVCGVLGPKSNAHGPNEFLHIPYAKKLTASVAEVIAAAP
- a CDS encoding malate/lactate/ureidoglycolate dehydrogenase; its protein translation is MNASPTSTTSATEQRIAADTLHAYVRAIFESAGSAPREAELVADHLVMANLSGHDSHGVGMIPRYVASFGEGQLKLNTHAEIVRDAGAVLTVDGRKGFGQVVAFEAMEHGIERAKKLGVCAVGLRNAHHIGRIGHWAEQCAKAGLVSFHFVNVAGDPLVAPFGGIDRRFGTNPFCAAYPRDGKSPLVLDFATAGIAYGKTRVAYNKGVKVAPGMLLDHEGKPTVEPKVMHEEPFGALTAFGLHKGSGLAALCEIFGGALSGGYTTHDSTLEQSSAIINCMTSVILDPNAFDAPAAQAEAEAFLEWMKASPRAEGVDAIYAPGEPEEARRADRTANGIAIDPTTWKQIRDSAATSGMPQAQIEQFATALK
- a CDS encoding NAD-dependent epimerase/dehydratase family protein yields the protein MNIFITGAGGFIGGSIAAGLARDGHRVRGLIRRAEQADDLKRLNIEPVIGSLDDTALLVAEARAADAVINAASSDHRGAVEALIGALEGSNKPFLHTSGSSIVGDASGGEASDNIYTEDDLPEPTPDKAPRVAIDNLVLAAAQRGVRSAVLCNTLIYGHGAVPDATSVQLPRLERQAKKSGIVRHVGRGLNIWSNVHIDDVVAIYRLALEKSPAGTFYFVESGEAQFRDMTAAMAKALNLRGPEDWPLDDAIEEWGYEMASYGLGSNSRVRSKRTREMLGWQPKRTSVVEWIEKDMVG
- a CDS encoding RidA family protein, translating into MPPIETINAPGLPIPAGHYSHATRAGNLVCVSGQLPIRPDGTHTGDLPFEAQAEQTLANLRTVLEAAGARLTDCIEVTVYLVGVEHWKTFNEIYARHFGDRKPARAVVPVGALHYGYLLEIAARAWVEHA